One region of Hemitrygon akajei unplaced genomic scaffold, sHemAka1.3 Scf000045, whole genome shotgun sequence genomic DNA includes:
- the LOC140720661 gene encoding NACHT, LRR and PYD domains-containing protein 3-like: MDTGGKLKRVTKGLKRFKPGESSREDDRDTGSKVPKQGQIESNVPMECGLATEELEQIQPGDSDVRHTDQDPGTSTSEVTVCQPRDSDVRDIDQDPGTSTSEATDCQLRSSLNTELSSPQQGAEPGFTISDLLAEGGEYQLYQLTKFYRERLKQAIEEKVERLGWMLTKEGHFSREENEKVTELTEKGNRAESSKLFLSLVMGKGSRARRAMWESFVTWRTELPKLDRILREIQELGPDPQEYMNVAQGLSELPTQLIDIQQKHKETLRAQTETLRVNTIRMTEKVKVFQLVDRYAELTVISTVRDRRLVEHELLARGKEHDEWRQKHLRGELEKIQTDQLFQSSFSRSKSKSGNSAAVAGVAGIGKTTMVQKIVYDWATGRIYQQFQFVFSFKFRDLNSINCRINLMELVLDQYPYFRNLLREVWKNPEGLLFIFDGLDEFKHKIDFADSQRDTEPKHQCPDPEWWCEVSDIVYSLIQGKLLPGCSVLVTTRPTALYLLEKAEISIWAEILGFVDEERKEYFIRHFEDQTVAEAVFKHVKENEILYTMSYNPSYCWILALALGPFFTQRVRDLQRIPKTITQLYSYYIYNILKNHGREIERPRDVLLNVGLMAFRGVSQRKIVFTDVDLIKYNLQPSQFLSGFLMELLEREDAAWSVVYTFSHLTIQEFVAAVAQFLTIHPGGILKFLTEAHNTTDGRFEVFLRFVAGLSSPMTARGLEEFLGPFPHQTTCQVIDWVKEEVKRQSGNTWSEEGKSSLLNTLHYLFESQNRGLAQAALGSVETISFNGMILTPIDCAVLSHAIGLCDTIKHLDLQNCHVQCEGIQRLGPGLHKCQELRLGENKLGDSGVKLVSAALRNPECKVQKLQLDNVGLTDSGAEDLVSALSTNPSLMDLDLSANKLGDSGVKLVSAALRNPACKIQKLWLNHVGLTDSGVEDLVSALSTNPSLMVLDLVSNSLTDRSVPALRRLILTLPSLERIGLRNNVFSEAGNRFSETGWKELESLQEPSPGMIVTM, translated from the exons atggacacag GTGGGAAATTGAAGCGAGTAACAAAAGGATTGAAGAGGTTTAAACCAGGCGAATCATCGAGGGAAGATGATCGGGACACAGGaagcaaggtaccaaagcagggtcagattgagagcaatgTCCCAATGGAATGCGGTCTGGCCACAGAAGAATTGGAGCAAATTCAGCCcggagacagtgacgtcagacacaccgatcaggaccctggaaccagcacaagtgaggtgactgtctgtcagcccagagacagtgacgtcagagacatcgatcaggaccctggaaccagcacaagtgaggcgactgactGTCAGCTCAGAAGCTCGTTGAACACGGAATTGTCAAGTCCCCAACAAGGAGCag agccagGGTTTACAATCTCTGACCTCCTTGCAGAGGGGGGCGAGTATCAACTctaccaactgacaaagttctacagagagagactcaaacaagcaattgaagaaaaggttgaaagactcggttggatgttgacgaaggagggacatttcagtagagaagaaaatgag aaagtcaccgaactgacagagaagggaaatcgggcagagagttccaaactcttcctcagtttggtgatgggcaaaggctcccgggcccggagggcgatgtgggaatcctttgtgacatggagaactgagttaccgaagttggacagaatactaagggaaatacaggaactcg gtcccgatccacaggaatacatgaacGTCGCCCAAGGGTTATCTGAGCTACCCACGCAgctgatag atatTCAACAGAAACataaggagactctgcgggcacaaactgaaacactgagagtgaacacgatccggatgacggagaaggtgaaggttttccagctggttgatcgatacgctgagctcacggtcatttctactgttcgagatcggagactggtggaacatgagctgctggcaagaggcaaagagcatgacgagtggagacagaaacaccTTCGCGGAGAGTTAGAAAAAATCCagactgatcagttattccagagcagcttttcccgaaGTAAGTCCAAATCTGGGAAttcagcagcagtggccggagtcgcagggatcgggaaaacaacaatggttcaaaagattgtttatgactgggccacggggagaatataccaacaattccagtttgtcttcagtttcaaattccgggatttaaactccattaactgcagaataaacctgatgGAACTggttctggatcagtatccttactttaggaatttactgagagaggtctggaagaacccagagggattactgtttatatttgatggtttggatgaattcaagcacaaaattgattttgctgacagtcagagagatacagaacccaagcaccagtgcccagatcccgagtggtggtgtgaagtgtctgacattgtgtacagtttaatccagggcaagctgctcccagggtgttcagtgctggtgaccacccgccccactgctttatatttattggaaaaggcagagatcAGTATCTGGGccgaaatcctgggatttgttgatgaggaacggaaggaatatttcatcagacattttgaagatcagacggtggcggaagctgttttcaaacatgtgaaggagaatgagatcctgtacaccatgagctacaacccctcctactgctggatcctcgctctggcactgggccccttcttcacacaaagagtcagggacctgCAGCgaattcccaagaccatcacccaactgtactcctactatatttacaacatcctgaaaaaccatggCCGTGAAATTGAGAGACCCCGTGACGTGTTACTCAATGTTGGTctgatggccttcagaggagtatcccagaggaagattgtgtttacagatgtagatttgatcaagtacaatctgcagccttcccagttcctgtccgggttcctgatggagcttttggagagagaggatgctgcctggagcgTGGTTTACACATtctcacacctcaccatccaagagtttgtagctgcagtcgcacaattcctgactaTACACCCCGGAggtatcctgaaattcctcactgaagcccacaacacgacagatgggcgatttgaggtatttctccgttttgttgctggtctctcctccccaatgacagctcggggcctggaggagtttctgggtccatttcctcatcagaCAACCTGccaggtgattgactgggtgaaggaggaggttaaacgccagagtggaaacacatgGAGTGAAGAAGGTAAAAgcagcctcctgaacacattgcactacctgtttgagtctcagaatcgtggactggctcaggccgcactgggatctgtggaaacaatttcatttaatggGATGATACTGACACCAATTGACTGCGCAGTCCTGTCTCATGCCattggactctgtgatacaataaaacacctcgacctgcaGAACTGCCatgttcagtgtgaaggaatccagcggctgggacccgggctgcacaagtgccaggagttgag acttggggagaataaactgggagattcaggagtgaaactggtgtctgcagctctcaggaacccagagtgtaaagTACAGAAACTtca gctggacaatgtcggtctcacagattctggtgccgaggatctcgtctccgctctcagtacaaacccatcactgatggaTCTGGACCTGAGTgctaataaactgggagattcaggagtgaaactggtgtctgcagctctgaggaacccggcgtgtaaaatacagaaactgtg GCTGAAccatgtcggtctcacagattctggtgtcgaggatcttgtctccgctctcagtacaaacccatcactgatggTGCTGGACCTTGTAtcaaactcgctgacagaccgatctgtccccgctctccgccgcctcatactgaccctcccgagtctggagcggattgg gctgaggaACAATGTTTTCAGTGAGGCTGGGAATCGTTTCAGTGAGACCGGGTGGAAGGAACTGGagtctctgcaggaacccagcccCGGAATGATAGTGACCATGTGA